ATGTGagcagattttttaaaatttaaatgttaaatagaaatagttttttttgtgatagaaaaattaaaacttttgttGATGggatgatttaaattttataaacatttttaaacagaCCCTCCCTctcccccactttttaaattaaatctgatGATCTTGAACTCTTATCAccgtaattaaattgtatttattaaagagGGAAAGaggtctgagatacaaaaaaagagaatatttttgtgattttttttttcagagtaccttcgttgttaaaattcttaaaatttgtgacattattgAGCATCGTTTCAAGAgtattctgctaaattttcatgaaaaaatattaaaaaataagccagcggctgaggcagccgttcggcacacgcgtggctcgggcgatcaccgaagttaagtagcattgagcatggccactacttggctgggtgaccgtttagccacgcgttgggttcgaacgaaggtctctatccgttaggcgcgggatgaagatccagtgatcggtaaaatgggaattttatcgaccACTGGAGCTTCACCCAAACCGAACTGTACTGGCAatggttttctctgtggttttccTTGCCCCTATACCCCCACAGCCAAGGTGGAGGATAGGGTATCACCGTAATGGTAcagtacagtataagcacaagtcgggccacagccgcacaatgaaAAGCAGATAAAGAAAGGAAGCAGTTGCGATGTAAaggcaaaaagtgtaaaaggtCGTACATGCGGCTATACACTGGAACAATTATTcattcatattaaaaaataagccagtggtagtggggagagccgagtcacctcaaaaaaaaattcaccatgccggaggcaggataactcatgactccTTCATCTGAAGTCCAATagtaaaaaagatttctttagtgcataagtttattttatatttgaacgaatgttttttttttcgataactaattattttttaattaaacaaaaggaaGAATTTTTGGCACAAATCAGAGTTTTTTGATTGcacctttaccaaaaattcaaaaatgaatatttgatttattccttcgttcaaatccaagataaacttatgtactaaagaaatctttcggtttttttatttcatatgaagcagtcatgagttatcctgcctaccgcatggagactttttttttgaggtgacTCGGCTCTCCCCACTGCCACTGGTTTTATCTTTCTGGTTTatctttcaatatttttttatgaaaatttagcagaatattcttagaatgatgcttaataatgtcagaaattttgagaattttagtaaagaaggtactctgaaaaaaatatgctCTTTATTTTGTCTCAGACTCCTTCCCCGCTTGAGTTCAATACGATTATGACAGTTCAAGATCGTTCAATATTTCAAATAGAGTGGGGGAGTGGGCAAgaggtatttttttaaaatactctaattcaaaatttgttttttttaaggttCAGGTGTTTTTTTTACCTGAGTACCACTACCGTTGACACTTTGTGCATTTGAAGAACCCCCCATTTGTCGTAAATAATCTTTGTCATCGAAGATTTTCTTATCACCACCTCCTGGTTTGTGTTTCATATTATCCTTCGAGCCAACTTTGCTCTCAGCTTTGATATCAATCTTCTGCGTCTCGATCtatcatttaattatcaacattttctatttaaatatcatcCCCATCAGtagtaagtaaaaaatttatagtgaTAAAGATAAAGTTATTAATGAATAGATAAATTGGCTAGTCGGTAAAAAAAGTAACTCATGCAAAAAGTGAAAGCAAGCACTAAATCAAGAAGGTCACgtgcatttttataatttaaatagagACGGTGATGCCTAATTATAGTAGCATCCGACTTACGTTGTCCGACATTTCCTGGGGAGTCTTGGGCGTTGTTGCACCCGACTgagtgtgataaaaaataaataatgatcatgACAATGTTTAATTAACATGCTTATTAATTTACTGAAACTTAAACTCATTTCAAATTTCTATCtacaatattaaaattttaagtaacaaataaaaattatcgctCTCTTgttatctattatttttttttttttttttttagtatcgacaacaaaaataaatttactaggGCGCGAAAATGTCATTCCACATGCAGAGTTTTGCTCTCCTACGCGTCTATTTCCAAACACTCAATACATGTAATGACACTAATTAGGAGAGAGCGAGATAGAGAGACCTTGTTAACGCTGCGTCACAAAAAATAAGTACTAGAGCGGTCGATTTTCTCTCAATACTTCAAGTCacgcaattattttttgccataaaaaattatttatcgacCACTCGGAATTTATAGTTCAAGAAAACCGCTTCATTTattttcgaatactttttttttcataatttatgctgtagaaaaattatttatatgggGGAGCATGAGATCGCCCCGGTTACCCAAATTTGGAAAAGTTTATCACATAatagattttgaatttaatttaattttatactttcCTTCAATTAGAAGTAATTAATCAGCCTTagcgttaaaaataaattatttatttaaaataattaataaatgaaaaattgatcTATATTTGATCTTAAAATCAAAGACATTATCATAaggttttttatatattttacaagtaGAAAAGAGTTTATCATTGATATGAATATAATCTACAGACATTTTTTAatccattttaattaatatgaaaatataattatcaatcctttttttttaaattcagttaattttctcaaaaattagTTGGGGTCGTACCGGTCAAAGTTATGGGGTCACAACGGTCAATtcattcacttatttttttgcgAACAATTCGTGTGTTTGTTTAATACAAACATTAACCAATATCttatttaataagtaattaattaattaagttaagcttttttaaaattcaagctaaaaatttttttattaatcatggGGATTTTCTTCTATAACATCGTAACATTTTGGTTACAATATTAATGAacaaataactaaattatagATGCCTAGTTAAATgtcgttaattattaattttacattttttttcttacttctTAAGTAtcagttgacaaaataaaattttaatttcatgaaattGTAGCAATACGACTTTGGATTCttcagttttaatttaaaattaatagtgaCTGGTATGACCCTCCGAATGACCGAGGTGTCCCGACACGTTGGGTCACCCCAGTAAAacttgctttttttttttagtttatcaaatatttctatttacttttatactttcatttttaagtaTGAGTCTTTGGTTCCTCTAGATTTCATAGAATAAGATAACGTCCGTTTTATGATCTAATAAGGacaattcgaaaaattttgaaggttTATTTCTTAGGTGATCGAGGCGATCCCACGCTcccttaatttaatttttaatatttttttttcgcggtTACAAAGTTAATACTGCGTAATTTCCGCTATTTTGCTGTCAATGTAAATTTTCAGACAATTCGATAATTTCTCAtactcaaataattaattatgaaaaaaatcagcGGTTTCTTGATACAAAAAAGTCATGCCATTCTAATGAcgacgaaaaaatttaattttgtacaaaaaaattaaaaacatgacaattttttttttttttttaaatgtaattttataccTTTACAGTTCCTCCGCCGGGTGTGTGCTTAGCATTATCTTTAGATCCAACTTTAGGTTTAGCCTTGTCTTTAAAATCGAGTTTAAtagtttctatttttttatcaccgcCGCCGGGTTTGTAAGTCGCGTTATCAAGAGATCCGACTTTGGGTTTAGCATTCCATTGTAGTTTTACTTGAGTTATCTgtaataaagttaaaaaaatatatatagaataatcTTATCAACGGTAATACACTTAGCGgtaacataattatttttatagaacaaaaaaacgataatatttataccaataaaatataaattcattccGATGGAAATGAATTGTCGCAAAATACCTTTTTGTCGCCGCCACTGGGTGTGTATTTGTCGTTTTTAGCAGCGATTTTTGGTTGGGCGTTACTAAAATCAAGTTTtctgttttcaatttttattttaccaccTCCTGGTTTGTAACTCGCGTTCTCCAGGGATCCTATTTTTGAACGAACTGTTTTAAGATTTGGTGACGGGGCTGCGCCTACTTGAACTTTGTTCATCGGCAATTCTGTTTAAAGAAGAATACCAATACCTGAGGTGATTTATAGTTTTGATACCAAAAGTTTagagtaaaatattaaatactttttttatcagttgACGGAGGACCAGCCTCTGGAGTTCTTGGTAATGATTTAATAGATTTGCTTGGAGATTTGATGGGTGATCCGACTGTTTTAGGTTTTGACGGTTTTTTTGTTGGCGAAACAGCTACGCCGTTTGTCGTTGGCTGCTACAAGAAAAAGacaatttgtaataaataattaaataaatcatacaGTTTACTCTGAAGCTCTTACTTCATTTCCTGTAGCTTTACTTGTTCCATTTTCATTggcttctaaaaaaaatgaataaacaattattagaATAAATTATCGTAAAAACAGGATTTGAAATAACGAAAAGCATTTCCACAGACattgaacaataaataattttacgagccaactaaaacaaaaacaaaataattttctaagtTGAACCTGATTTAATAGATCGCCCAGAAGTTGACCGTTTCATAGATTTGGGGGTGTCAAGTGGACACTGCGGCGGTTCGGGCTTATCAATTACCGCAGGAGTCCCAATTCTCGTAAATTTTACTTGGTCACTTGCAGACTCCTGGATTGTGTCATCAGCGAAAGTAGTTTTCTTTTTGTCCTCTTTGGGAGTCCCGGGAGTTTTGGGTGAAATTGGAGGCTTAGGGGATGCAGTCCCTGGAGTTGCTGGGATTGAAGGTGTTGCGATTGGAGATGAGGGAACAGGAGTCACTGGCGCTGGAGACCCAGACTTGGAAGGGGGAGCTAGAGTTGGTGATGGAAGAGGTGAAGTTTTAGGCAATGGAGATATCGCTTTTGGTGATGGAGATTCAGGAGCTGGGGTCGGAGATGGTGATTTGGGAGTCAGTGATCTAGGTTTCCCGTTATCGAATCCCTTGATGTCAGGACTAGGCGTCATTGATCTAGATCCCGGTTCTAGTAAATTTACTGATTTGGTAGGAGATTTAACTGATCTAGAACTTGATGATCTTGATTGATCTTcttgatcattttttaaatcttctatTGAAGCAGCAGTCTTTGGACTAGGACTTGGTACCGGTGTAGCCACTTTTGGACTAGGACTTGGTATCGGTGTAGCTGCTTTTGGACTAGTTGGTACCGGTGTAACTGCTTTTGGACTAGGAGTTGGTACCGGTGTAGCTGCTTTTGAACTGAGGACTGGTTCTGGTGTTACAGCTTTTGGACTAGGACTTGGTACTGGTGTTGCAACTTTCGGACTAGGACTCTGCATTGGTGTTGCAACTTTTGGACTAGGACTTGGTACTGGTGTTGCAACTTTTGGACTAGGAATTGGTACTGGTGTCTCAGCTTTTGGACTGAAAGATGGTTCTGGTGTTGCAGCTTTTGGACTAGGACTTGGTACTGGTGTTGCAACTTTTGGACTAGGAATTGGTACTGGTGTTTCAGCTTTTAGACTGAAAGATGGTTCTGGTGTTATAGCTTTTGGACTAGGACTTGGTACTGGTGTTGCAACTTTTGGACTAGGGATTGGTGATGGAGTAGCAGCTTTTGGACTTGGAGTTGGTACGGGAGTCATTGGTTTTGGACTAGGACTAAGACTTTCAGCCTTTGAAGACATTTGAATCTGTTCAGGTTCATTGTTCGTTGTAGAACTTATCACTTCTTTTTCATCCATGACAacatcatcgtcatcatcttCTTCGTCCCCGTCACGTGAAACTGGTctcttatttttatcatcttcCATTTTGTCTAGTCGTAGATCTCGCGGTGTCCTTAAGCTTTCATTGTTGGTAACTATTCGTGGAGGAAAACGTAATTGTGAGTTGGTGGCTTCCAGAGGAGGCCTAGGTCTTATTTGATTCTGAGGATTGAAAGGCAATCGTTGATTTGGAAATGGAGAACGGATTCCTGGAGATCCCGGATGAGGAAATCGTCCTGGACTTTGAAGACCTTGTGGAGGACGTGGAAAGTTACCGGGAGGAGTTCCTGGGCTTTGAAGCCGCTGAGGAAATTGTGGACGCGGTGGTGGAAACTGTGGAGAACCGCTTGGTGATAGGGAAGTACGACTGTCGAGTCTGTGAAGATTTGGCGGAGGTTGCCCGCTTAAACGACCAGTTTCGTTTATTGGGTACCTTGGCGATAGTGGAGCTGGTCTCTGTTGATTTTGGTTAAGTTGCTgctagaaaattattttttttttatatttttgttatttataattctaaCGCgaagaaatttgaataatgtCATTTTGAAGCTCGAAATGTCTACTTTTCATCATCGCATTAGTTTGTAAcccaaacaaatttttttgaaactcactttcaaaaaatgaactaaaaaaaagttatttccaTAAATTAAAACTATCTTTAATGCTctatatttatcacaaaaaaatttttagatgaatTTTGATAAGTTTATCCTGAATCTGATTCTTGCAacattaatttacaattttttttttatttttatctcaattagTTAAGGGGAACCACTAGTGTGACCGCCTGAAAAAACGatgatttttgggaattttattaaagaaaactGCTGTATggaatattttaatgttttaaggatatatttgtggctatataatgaatacaagatcaaatttttgaacaaaaaaattcaaaattcactgagttattcacaatctcccaacgttaaaaaaaagttcttccACTGCTGCAGTGATAGCGACCTTCACAGtgcatgaaataaaaaaaaaccaaaaagtttaataaactaGAAGGTATTTCCCGTACCATGacccttgggccaagaaaaaaattaaaatttaacaaaatggcagagtttttacaaaaaatttcaaatttcgcgcgaaagtttgatgatttttggcctgccaaaattacttttttgatTCGATCGAAAAACTGAAGGTTCATGGTACGtagaaacatatataaaagaaaCTGAAATTCAAATCAAATCGATCGGATGATTTCTTCGAGTTATAGATgcagcaatttttaaaaatgtattttcgagAACCGATAAGCGGCTGCTCTTCAGATGActgtaactcaaaaaaactattcgaGACATGCACTAGAAATTGTAGTATATTATTTTGCAAGGTACAGTCTATCgaaatatgcaaaaaaataaaagaaataaattgatttttcgaaatttcacaCTAGTGATCCCCCTTAACTTGTTATAGAATTTTGACATTCAATGTCAAAGTTAAGATGCTGGCTCATACTTCAAATTATTGCAACTCGTTAacaaaaaatcataggaactGGGCCTTGAGAGCAAATTCCCTGATCTTTGCATTGTCATCAGCCAAAatgactcaaaattttctctagAAACTCCCGGCTCAAAATTCatatccaaattttttttccaagttctTTTTGCCCCACAAgtcattcaaataattttgtcgATCTAAAATTTAGTCAGCTGAATCTATAATCTTCAAGCGTAAATTggacatttttcaaatttctacaaaaacccggagtgaattcggagtgatcacggattttatttaaatccgaattcactccatcGCTCGAAGTTTTggagtttttttaaacaaatcactccgcatacggagtaagtAGGGAGTTTGTCGtccagcggagtgattttggagtgatttggattttatttaaatccgcattgaCTGCGAgggaatcaaataaataaacagtcatccactctgcaaattttttacagcttaTACGTCAATTTAAACCAAAGTTAtagtgatttaaattaaataatcgagCTATTGAAATATTACCACCGATTCCTAAACCCACTGAGCTTTCccaaacaattattattgaaattaaaatgatttacaCAGAACCACTCGAGTATAAAAGACATAGTAAGCATCGATTGGTTATCGTGAAAGCGGTGCCTGACACGATtccatttataataaattcctCTTAACATCCTGATCCCTTAAACCGCCTTTTggtattaaaacaattaaaatcttACCGATACACCTCTGCCTGCTTGGTCATCAGGCCTCGGCTCCATAATTACTCACTCACTCAACAATCGCCTAATATcgaacaaaaatattttcttgacctCTGATTTCACCTGGTCGGCATTTACCTGTTGTATACCAAACTATTAGCTCcgaaaattacatatatatgtatatgttatCTCGTaatcataatatataaataaaggtGTCGATTCGAGTGTGCgtgattatttttactcattaCTCCaactttaattattgatgaaacTAATTAAAGCTCtgctatatataaaaatattgtaaacaaGATGGTTGCTCAGGACGACGTGTGATGGGAAAACTAATCACGGAATGCACGCAGGGCACCTTCGTCATATGTGTAGATAGTGCCACTCATACATTTAGTTTACTGCCGTGATTACCCTCTACACTAAtgttttatgaataattaaatttattgcttGTGAGAACCagctgaaataaaaataatactaaatAGGAATTGGGTACAGTTGAatggaatagaaaaaaaaaacaagttaaatTTGACCTGAATGATTATTGGGTCTCGATTTTTATTGTACCGATAAAAACAAACGAATCGGCATAGTCACGAATATACAAGCTGTTCGTGTTGGCTGAGTTGGAATCGGTCTGGGTTAGACGGCTTTAAATCGGCTAGGGAGAAATGAAAACGATGGGGAGGGTGGTGGTGACTGTAAAGGCACGTATGTAAACTGCCGGAGACACGCGATACGAGCTAACTTATTTTATCCGTATGGAGTTTTAATGTACATAGTACATAATGCATAGTACATAGGCTATGACTATGACTATGACTATGAGCTTTCAGGATGATTTACTTGTAACAAACTAAGTGAAGGAAAATTAGCCTTGACTTGATACGTCGATTTCTAATTTCGTGtttggtataaataaatatctttattTATCACTAGCCAGTATCGATATATTTTAGCTTTGTTGAACCTTTGTTTCTTGGGGGATAGTTCGTCATACAAGCTAAAGGTCTAGgatatatagttttttttcagcacGAATAATAACAGTCACAAGAGATCCATGAGCCCTCAcaatgtaaaaattctgagtccACGGTGTgttgtgaaaattttcaacactgCGTGTGTGACAGTTACAAAACGCACGGTGGTAAATTTGTAGTAAATTAGAACGATCACACCGTCAACGGTGCAAATTTTACTTTGATagacataaaatgaaaaataaattaataaaaacaaattctcagaatttttaatttatcaacttCAAACTTTAAAATACCTTACGAAGTTGACAGTGAAATTGTTTCGGTGCGGAACATCAAGCGGTGTACATTTAACATGGTATGAGTTATCTTTTACGGCGTTCGGTGTAATTAGCTTAACACTCGTACACTGTCCGATCATATGATGTGGAGTTCAAAATGATCTAACAACTGTTCTTAATATTAaagctaattaattaaactttaacgttgaaaattatcaaccAACTTTCTTTaataatgatttatatatatattagggtgatccaaaaaataacaaatttttttttcctcggaaacaggttcaaaagtttcatttagataaaaaaagacgcctgtgaaaataagagctcttaatattaacattaagagcttcctcatcgcacttttctattttccataagaataacatggaaaatattttttttacgtcttctgatttttataagtagctaacgatgtgtcataggaataattggcacgCATGTTTTGTAGGGATTCGAATGCTCTACAAagaaagattcttatcatttttaaaggaatctatttgttcaaaaattatttgaggttgaagtcgaattcatattaaattttgagattttcttacttttccggcggaactatcagacctattacaaaatatcattggaccttttttgtagacaattttattccctagaagttatttctaataaagttttttcgaattccgcattgttttctatagaaatatagaaatatagaaactatagttatttttattttaatgtcatgctcataaaaaaaatagtcttctgatcgattttaagagcttggaaaatagaaaagtgcgatgaagaacctcttaatattaatattaagagctctaattttcacaggcgtctttttttatctaaatgaaacttttgaatctGTTtccgatagaaaaaaaaaattgttattttttggatcacccatatatatagatatgggTCATTTCATGTCAAATCGACCAATAGTTGGATTCGACTCCTTTCGATTTGGACGAATTTTGGTCAGAAGTTTTCTATTACCATATAACGCAATTCTGTCaggggaaaaaaatttgaaaatagataaaaatataactgtCAATAATGGTCTTTTTCTTCACATTACAGTCGAATCGCGTTATAAGTCCGCCTACAGGGGTGCAGGGGAATATCTTTCTAAGAATTCCTGTACTCCCACTTCTGTTCAGCAGTTGAATGCCGTAACTCACACTTCCCTACTTTGCAAGCGTGTGAGTGTGTACATGATTATTTTCATAGTCATAGAAGGGGAATGTCTTCCAAGAAATATAAGTCGGCGGACTTATAACGCGATTGGACTGTATTATGTCagtaagtgaaattttttctgctgaaatttacaaaattacgtGATTGTTTAGCTTTACTTGgcaggaaaattaaaaaaaataaaatttttttaataaaattaaaaaattcatatttaaaaaaaaaaaacaaaaaacacagttctaaaaatttcagaattttttagaataagTACAAGgtgttattcaaaaaaaaaaattgagccaaaaatttaatgacgaTCGTCatttttaacgatttttaagaattcaaaatttaacaaatttgtcattttccaaatttttcattttggaatatttttttttcatagcccCAACTATCCCCTTTAAAATAAGCTTCAGATAATATTTGTAACTATCATAACTTTcgatatatttgaaaaataaagttggaaaactgaaaaaatcgcgaaattttgaattttgcaTAActtctggaaaaaaaaatttaaaatttttttcctctgGCAGTATTGCGATCTATGGTAATAGAAAACTTCTGACcaaaatttgtccaaattgAAAGGGGTCGATTCCAACTATTGGTCGATTTGACATGGACCCATATACCTTGTtag
The DNA window shown above is from Microplitis mediator isolate UGA2020A chromosome 1, iyMicMedi2.1, whole genome shotgun sequence and carries:
- the LOC130671947 gene encoding uncharacterized protein LOC130671947 isoform X1, translating into MEPRPDDQAGRGVSQQLNQNQQRPAPLSPRYPINETGRLSGQPPPNLHRLDSRTSLSPSGSPQFPPPRPQFPQRLQSPGTPPGNFPRPPQGLQSPGRFPHPGSPGIRSPFPNQRLPFNPQNQIRPRPPLEATNSQLRFPPRIVTNNESLRTPRDLRLDKMEDDKNKRPVSRDGDEEDDDDDVVMDEKEVISSTTNNEPEQIQMSSKAESLSPSPKPMTPVPTPSPKAATPSPIPSPKVATPVPSPSPKAITPEPSFSLKAETPVPIPSPKVATPVPSPSPKAATPEPSFSPKAETPVPIPSPKVATPVPSPSPKVATPMQSPSPKVATPVPSPSPKAVTPEPVLSSKAATPVPTPSPKAVTPVPTSPKAATPIPSPSPKVATPVPSPSPKTAASIEDLKNDQEDQSRSSSSRSVKSPTKSVNLLEPGSRSMTPSPDIKGFDNGKPRSLTPKSPSPTPAPESPSPKAISPLPKTSPLPSPTLAPPSKSGSPAPVTPVPSSPIATPSIPATPGTASPKPPISPKTPGTPKEDKKKTTFADDTIQESASDQVKFTRIGTPAVIDKPEPPQCPLDTPKSMKRSTSGRSIKSEANENGTSKATGNEQPTTNGVAVSPTKKPSKPKTVGSPIKSPSKSIKSLPRTPEAGPPSTDKKKLPMNKVQVGAAPSPNLKTVRSKIGSLENASYKPGGGKIKIENRKLDFSNAQPKIAAKNDKYTPSGGDKKITQVKLQWNAKPKVGSLDNATYKPGGGDKKIETIKLDFKDKAKPKVGSKDNAKHTPGGGTVKSGATTPKTPQEMSDNEKDPNPPPSTPTRLRPSISPVTPQALRTSLTAKSPETPKTQPSTPTEASSPSIRALTATLSKPTSQNTPSPRKITKSPKPRPPSLHLSTESYTSRKSSPTFHLPSLAHTLPDVLPGHRESIKLPRLEPQTLSNRPQLT
- the LOC130671947 gene encoding uncharacterized protein LOC130671947 isoform X6; this encodes MEPRPDDQAGRGVSQQLNQNQQRPAPLSPRYPINETGRLSGQPPPNLHRLDSRTSLSPSGSPQFPPPRPQFPQRLQSPGTPPGNFPRPPQGLQSPGRFPHPGSPGIRSPFPNQRLPFNPQNQIRPRPPLEATNSQLRFPPRIVTNNESLRTPRDLRLDKMEDDKNKRPVSRDGDEEDDDDDVVMDEKEVISSTTNNEPEQIQMSSKAESLSPSPKPMTPVPTPSPKAATPSPIPSPKVATPVPSPSPKAITPEPSFSLKAETPVPIPSPKVATPVPSPSPKAATPEPSFSPKAETPVPIPSPKVATPVPSPSPKVATPMQSPSPKVATPVPSPSPKAVTPEPVLSSKAATPVPTPSPKAVTPVPTSPKAATPIPSPSPKVATPVPSPSPKTAASIEDLKNDQEDQSRSSSSRSVKSPTKSVNLLEPGSRSMTPSPDIKGFDNGKPRSLTPKSPSPTPAPESPSPKAISPLPKTSPLPSPTLAPPSKSGSPAPVTPVPSSPIATPSIPATPGTASPKPPISPKTPGTPKEDKKKTTFADDTIQESASDQVKFTRIGTPAVIDKPEPPQCPLDTPKSMKRSTSGRSIKSEANENGTSKATGNEQPTTNGVAVSPTKKPSKPKTVGSPIKSPSKSIKSLPRTPEAGPPSTDKKKLPMNKVQVGAAPSPNLKTVRSKIGSLENASYKPGGGKIKIENRKLDFSNAQPKIAAKNDKYTPSGGDKKITQVKLQWNAKPKVGSLDNATYKPGGGDKKIETIKLDFKDKAKPKVGSKDNAKHTPGGGTVKSGATTPKTPQEMSDNSPVPSISDGKNGLPTSDENLNQEY
- the LOC130671947 gene encoding uncharacterized protein LOC130671947 isoform X7, with the protein product MEPRPDDQAGRGVSQQLNQNQQRPAPLSPRYPINETGRLSGQPPPNLHRLDSRTSLSPSGSPQFPPPRPQFPQRLQSPGTPPGNFPRPPQGLQSPGRFPHPGSPGIRSPFPNQRLPFNPQNQIRPRPPLEATNSQLRFPPRIVTNNESLRTPRDLRLDKMEDDKNKRPVSRDGDEEDDDDDVVMDEKEVISSTTNNEPEQIQMSSKAESLSPSPKPMTPVPTPSPKAATPSPIPSPKVATPVPSPSPKAITPEPSFSLKAETPVPIPSPKVATPVPSPSPKAATPEPSFSPKAETPVPIPSPKVATPVPSPSPKVATPMQSPSPKVATPVPSPSPKAVTPEPVLSSKAATPVPTPSPKAVTPVPTSPKAATPIPSPSPKVATPVPSPSPKTAASIEDLKNDQEDQSRSSSSRSVKSPTKSVNLLEPGSRSMTPSPDIKGFDNGKPRSLTPKSPSPTPAPESPSPKAISPLPKTSPLPSPTLAPPSKSGSPAPVTPVPSSPIATPSIPATPGTASPKPPISPKTPGTPKEDKKKTTFADDTIQESASDQVKFTRIGTPAVIDKPEPPQCPLDTPKSMKRSTSGRSIKSEANENGTSKATGNEQPTTNGVAVSPTKKPSKPKTVGSPIKSPSKSIKSLPRTPEAGPPSTDKKKLPMNKVQVGAAPSPNLKTVRSKIGSLENASYKPGGGKIKIENRKLDFSNAQPKIAAKNDKYTPSGGDKKITQVKLQWNAKPKVGSLDNATYKPGGGDKKIETIKLDFKDKAKPKVGSKDNAKHTPGGGTVKSPVPSISDGKNGLPTSDENLNQEY